GTCACTTTAAAAATGCCCACTTTTGGCGAAAAGAGATTGATAGGTTTTCAACCATTCTATCTTCTCGATCGAGTCTAATTGCCGGCCATTTTAAAATAACTCGCACAATTGCGAGACCGACGTACCTTAAGTTTTCCCTCGAGAACTACTTTTGATTAACTGCGCTTTCGAAgacatcagggcccggttgttcaaagctgattaacgctaatcccagatcaaaagttaaccaatgagtttatttctctactcaaaaatgttgttcaacgctgatattcggcaaaactttacattagaagacgtcaattttgaaaaacaaaactatcacaaaaaagttgaaaatatgaaacaaaagtttacgctaatcctggattgagttaatcggctttcgaacaaccggacccagATGCAAAAAATAACCAGAAGAACTTATACAAAACTCAAGTATGAAAATACAAAATCATATCAAGATCAAACGCAATGGTCTTTCCTATATCCGACCGTTGTGACCGCTTATTCCAACTATTTAATGCTAACCTCTCGAAACACAGATATGCGCTCCAGACATCTCTATCCGCGAGAGGCACAGATAACAATGGTGTAATATACAAATGCTGGTGGACGAATAGTAGGATCTAATAAGTGATTTATCATTGTGTCAACGGCAAATGGCGAATGTCTGGCCGagatttgcgttttgccaaaaatgaaagaaacgattttgattttagCTGATCCCTAGCCATTCTTGTTCCAAGAGCCCGCTTTTCTTTGGTCAGCACACATTTCCGTCCCAAGAATccacttttctttatttcagtcAGCACCAAGATTACGGACTCTGGCCAGGGCCAACATGTGGGCAGGAGCAGTGAAAGTCAATTTTTGTAACTATTGCCAAAAACTGTTGTTCCTAATTTCCCAACAGACTAAATCGGCTAACtgaatgttgtacccaattcaaacatGCGAATGCTCAACACGTTCTCGCCTATGAATGCAcgattatcctgaattgttaatttgctttgaattattattatcttgaaTTTTGGACGCTTTGTTCCAGGACTTTTGGTAGCAGAgtaaataaggaaataaaaaatcacatccttggattggatttgaacctggaGTTTGTACTCTGTAGGAACCGATTCTTTCCGCtttaccactgaagatcaagacatcGCCTTTCCCAGAAAAAAAgtgggctctggggacgagatgcTTGCCATTGGCCACACGGATATCAAGTAACTTcttaaaggaaaaagaaaagttaaaatcAGATGATTTTCCTACTTTTATGACAAGCACCAAGCTTCCGCGTTTGCCGTTTCAAGTAAAAGCGATGTAAAATCGatctcttgcatgagaaatctgttcttttttctcaaaacttGGAGACGATAACATAAAGTCCAAACAATTTTGCCGCTTTGCTATTTAATATTATATAAGAGGATTTGTTTCTCTCTCAGATTATCTGAATGACCTGTTTCCTGACAGCCCTCTGTATCCAACTGATCCGTACGATAAATATAAGCAACGAATGCTGGTTGAGACATTGGGAAATGCGGTGAGGATACTTTTCCCTTCTTCTCCACCACTTCCATGTTATTTAATCGTAAtaaaaagcgtttttttttttccagataatttcTACACTGTACAAAATTCTCCACGGCAACGAAGAAGCCAAGAAAGAACTAAAAAAACAACTGGCTGACTTTGAAGAGTATTTCAAACAAAATGGGACGTATATCGGAGGTAAGCTCTCATccctttcctgaaaaaaaagaatcaGGCATTTAAATGTCCTACAACATCAGGCCTTGTTGTATTCTCGGCCCCTGCATCGCCTTTTCGCTTCTCTTAGCCGGCGGGGCCTTGGCAGGAGAAACAAAGGCACTTCGCCGTTCCAGTCCTCTGGTAAACTCGCTCAAAAACATTCTCAGCTCATGTCGCGATACTGTGACATCTGAAATTAAGCTTGGCCACAAGTAGTCGCTGAATTTTGGATTCGGACTAACTCGAATTTGCAGTACCACTGCCGGGATCCTTCATCTTTTAGGGAAATGACCACTTCCTCTCCTTGAACATTAAACGTTATCTGAAAAAAACAGACACCCATCATCAGAAATGGAAATTGCTTTTTAAGAAGAGGTAATTGATGTGCATGCGTATTTGCCTAAAACCGTTTTCATATTGTTTATCTGATTAAGCTGTAATTTAACGTTTTTTATTCTTCGCATTTCATCTTTTATAATTAGGTCAAAGAAACCTAATTCTTACCTAAacttcatttgtttttttttccaaaacaactATAAAAGACAACATATCTCGATGGGGACAACTCCATCACTAACTATAACACTATGGCTACCGCCTAACCGCGATGCAAGAGTTCAAACGATCTGAATCTGAATCTTGTCAAAATCGACTTCACTAAATTAATCAGAGACTACTAGCATTTCTTTCCCTAAACAGGTGATAATCCCAGAATTGGAGACTACCTGGTCTGGCCGTGGTTTGAACGCCTTCAAATTCCATCCATACAACAAGAGCTGGCTGAGTGTGACCTGTCCCAGTTTGCTGCCATTTCAACCTGGTGCGAGGCAATGGGCAAATTGCCTGAGGTACAGGAATGCAGTCATCCGGAAGAGATGTATGTGAATTTCATTGAGGGATACTATCGTGCAGAGGATTCACAAGCGCAGCTTATTGGCGCAGATCTTAAGCCATAAAGATTTCCCAACAAGTTCCATTTACGTTGTGTGAGATTTAAGAAACATTCGATGACAAAGATCTTCTAATATGACTGATCCAGATTAATAGAGGCGgtgaggacaaaaacattaGAAAgaagttggaatgaatgtgagtAATATTGcctatcatccactttcctttgtgtttgtcctcagaacctctcttccaagctaaattttaatatatcaaataGGGCCTGTTCGGTTGCCGACTTTgtaaatttcttgtttttggaaCCTTTGTCTTCATCAGTGTCAAAGTAGATTTAAATACAAATGATAAACTTTAAAATCAAGTCTAAGATGACGTCGGAAAACTTGATATACGAGCTTTTTAGGTTTTGCGTTTgacattttaaaagaaacatCAACGACAAAACATGACGTGTTGGCTTCTTCCAATATCAAATGTAGTACAAAATATGTTCAAATACAATGGCTTGTTTTAACAGGTTTGGCACAAGGAGGCCCTTCTGTATTCAAATGAGTTTGGTCTCGGCTTTTCTTTAATTAGCCGCAATATCTCATAAATaagaacagacttaactgattagagtgtaatgtgaagtgctagttttctaccccatatgaaccacgtgagtgttagccctaccagtggaaatgggcccacacaaggacagagaaaaactccgagcagggtgggaattgaacccacgaccttcgggtcagACCACCGCCGCCCCACCGACCGAGCTATAAtttcagacgggagcaggccgtgggaactgaagatgttaaagttacggcaatgaacatgtacaagtacaaggaagggttacgtttttgcaaacgttggccgtgtagcacttatatttgaacagacatAACTGAttagtctgttcaaatataataGTAGCATTAATTAAAACAAATACCTGCTAGTTAAGATAACAGACTCATCTTTCTGGTAAACTTTCGTCATTTCCCGAATTTTAATTTACCTGTGATTCCGATTGACTGAACAACATTGTGCATCCCACCGAAACGCCGTAATAGTCGTCTTGTTTTGTAAAAAACGCTCGATTTGGGAAAAATGTGCCATTTACTGTTTACCTACTTGTTACGAACACttacttctgtatgtaaacggattcggagtcaaaaaatgaagatttaaagtcattacacaagctcacgcaaccagggctaggattccgcccgGGTTGGCGGacaagatagaaaaattccgcccccagagccaatcagattgcaggattcgcatACTTTCGGTCGctcgcgcattgagaaaaaaagagcAACCCTTATTATCTAACTGTgttagttattgtacagaaaacgcacgaaacgagtccaaatattccacgatattgtacAGTTGGTTACtgtacacttggttattgtacagtagagaaccggtttgactagtttagaTGCTAACGTTGCCCCGCGATCAGTCACACGTTATCCTTTGTTTACAACtcatttgctaaaaattcagtgcaaaaaagtTGAATCACAAATAGCTTATTACCGGTAGATCTTTTAGTGTTTAGTATCGCTCAGTATTTTtactcgttgtttgtatttgAACTCGTCCTAGCTGGTTCGTCAAAATACAGCGCAACTCGTTAAAATAATCAGCGATGCTACACACCAAAACGTTTAATAAGATATATTTAATAAACGCTAAAATGACTAGCCTGCGTAgaaatagaaatttgcgctcatcactgcgagacaacatggtttcatttgatttcatacccgcagtgcaataaatgatgtatttcatatatatctttcactcatttTCATCTTATAGATCCATAACGCAAACTGAACCACAGGTATGGGATGATCGCAAGCGAACCCAAACACAACTTTTAATGGACATAGTATACCAGAAGTACTCAGTTTCAACAAGCGGAACTTAACATTACAAACCTAGGCTACGCGACACACTTAAACGGCTATAGTCGGCCTCTTTAACATCACAGTTTTCCATCGATCGGCCGTGCAATTTCAATAATCTCTCGGAAACAATTTTGGAATCGTCGTTTTTCACGACTGAAGTAATTTCACCCGATTGTAAACTATGCAGACTATAGATCTTTGGATCGCATCCCAGGACGCCGAGAGCTTCCTTAACACTTGCTCGCATCTCGAATAAGAAAGTCTCGAAGAACGCATCACATATCCCGACTTGGTCTAGCTTAAAGAACTGAACAGCGGAAGATCGCTCGTTGGAGTCAACTTCGCTTCACGCATATATCTAATTAAGCAAAGTAGAAACTGGACAATATTTGGAAAGGGTTTTTGCAATGTACACAAAATTTCCTTCTCTGTAAACGTCTGTCTTACTATGCAGGGGAACAAAAAGTTTTATGTGATCTCCAAGAAAAACTATGTGCTTACATAAGATATTACTAAGCTCACTAAAGCGGAAGAAGCCCGTAAAACCTAAAGTACACAACGCAGCAATTCTCAAATCCTTCAACGAAGCTACCTCAGAGGcgaatttgttaattatttactTGATGAGCTCCGTGCTGACCGGCTCCTTCTTCAAAATGGGGTTGCCTTTCGTCCTCTTTGCCGGAACAAACGAGTGGAACCTTTTCAAGGAGGGAAGCACCATGACCAGAACCGAGTATGACTTGTGTTGGTGGGCGAAGAGCTGGAATAAATAAAGAGTCACTACAGTAGGGGAAAAGGGATAACTGTCAGCAATAGAGTTCTGCCTGCACCAGGCAAAAAATCTCCTTATCTCAACAAGATACttcttcaagtgaagctatgatcttcgcagttatgaacgctatttttacaattgcgtagagaagcctgaaaaattcaggacttcaacgaggtttgaacccgtgacctcgcgattccggtgcgacgctctaaccaactgagctatgaagccactgacgttggaagctggtcatttgtgggttctaacggtctcgtgaggaatgaatcaatgatgaaatggtatatgaagtcaatcatatgaactgcgggtatgaaatcaagtgaagctatgatcttcgcagttatgaacgcaatttttacagtgccgtaccgggaggcaaggtcggtagcagaaagcagtgaagggccaacttcgtccaaaagcgatcgcacgggccgaaatcccgggatgactcgtttggtacgacgctccagcgccgggtctggaggtactgcgaaaaaaaaaattaattgtaaaaattgcgttcatcaAAGATACTTCTTGGCGGTTGAATCAGCTCTGGATTTTACTAAcatcaggggcggatttagggggggggggtggggggccgAGGCctcggccccccctttcagttcgtcggagattttttttttgtgaaaagatacaataattttatcattttgtaagcagtctgttggagcttttgatttttttagctaaagcgtgatttttcgctaatagtatgaccaaagttgtgcgaataaactttcaacttacaggcgctaatattatcctttcgaaatgaggaagaagactggatgcgaaatacttgtctacagtcaacctatcttacagagactgtaacaacgtaaaatcttaatgcatatatatataattatatatattttgtgactttgaagcgaagagtcaaaaaccatgcatcattataaccataacttataattttactcaatatggaatcctgatacatTACGTTCCAGATTGCCCCAgagtgcatgtaagagtacccaaattttcaaaattttctgggggggcatgcccccagacccccctagaaagtagcgcctaaggcgctactgaggcgctgattagtattcttgttcggcccccactttcaaaaattgctggatccgcccctgaacATCTTGACAAAAGCACACCTATCGACCATGACCTGAGAGGGAGCCAACTTCCAAGGCCTGACAGCGAAGACAATctggaagaaacagaaaaaatctCGTCCTCTCCAAAGAAATGAACAGATAAACGCTTTATTccctctctctgtctctctctctctctctctgtctctctctctctctctctctctctctctctctctctctctctctctctctctctctttattTTGACACTGCAACAATCAACAATCTCTCTCCTACCCTGTTTCTTCTCCTCTCCCTCtgtgtttcttttttcctttattctttcttttttcttttctcctttttttccttttccttttattatTTTCCATCCTTTCTTTGCCTTTCCTTATCTTCTTCTCCGGTTCTCTTTACTTTTACCTTCTTCTATTTCTTACCCTTTTTTAATCTACATACGTTCAACCTTTATCCCTCAAAACTAGTCAGTCGCAATATCATTGTAAGGGCACCATATCCACGAATTTCTTCCTCTCTCAACTTTCATGGCTTACCCACGACCTGCTTTCGATTCATACCTGGTTTATCAGTTCTATTTTACgtacttttcttttatttttttccctcatATACATACATCAGCCTTCACATCATGTGTAGCTACTTCACCTTCgaaacatttaatttttctttctctcttgaACGAAAATCAAACCTGATGCCTGCAACTTCCCCACGGAAACATTTCGATCCCAAAAGGGAATTTGTGTTCCTGCCGTGCATGAGAGCACGATAACCATCTTCCAGAACGTAGCCTTGCACAGCAGCAGCATAGGTACAGGAGATTAAAGGCCAAAAACAAGACGATGGCCAAAACTGGATCACCAGTACGGCTAAAGCCCTTTGAACGTTTAGGTAATGTAGGACTCTAGCGATAAGCACTACTGGAGGAACCACAAGGCAGTTCTCTGATTCCAAGCTCGGaaccaaaaaattaaatcaacacCGGCACTTCCAGGATTCCAGAATCTCGAGAAGAACGTTTCCACTTTGCCGTTGTAAAATGTCGCCATACAATCAACCGAATGGGGTCCCCAGGCTCCTTCTAAAAGGGCAAAGAAGTTCTCAGTTAGCTGCCAGTCGTCAACGTCGATAAGGCGACTTATAAAGTCTCCCCTCTAGTTCTCAGGTCTGGGTATCCATTGAATCTCCAGCTTAATCTCTCTCCTTAGGAGGGCTCCGAATATTTTAATCGCCAATTTATGAAGATCGGGCTTCATACTAAAAACATCAACAATTTTCGCCGCTGCTTGACTATCCATGTACCATTTTACATGAGGGCTTTCTAACACAGAACTGAACGACTCAATTGCAAAATCTATATATGGCAGCGAGTTCCCTCCAAGTCGAACTTTTGGAGGCCTCGCTGGAATCCCAAAGCTTATGATAAATGTGTTGCGAGTCAAGAGAGGTAAGTGCACCACAACCAGTTGCACTGCCATCAGAAAAGCCAAACACGTGAGGCTTTCTGTCCAAAAACAAAACCCTGGACTTAACAAAATCAATATTTTCCTTCCAGAAAATAATTTCATCCTTCGTGTATTGATCCAGTTCTAAAAAGACATCCCAATAAGGTGCGCACGCGGAAGACATAGAAAAATGTcgcgtcatagtaccacttacATTCCCCACCACGGGACCAGTAGAAACTATCTGCCCAGTAAACGAGGCTAGGCATCTAGCAGAAATCACAAACTCGCAATCTATGATGGAGCAAACTGTTGAAACTATTTTCGCAACTCTTCTCTCACTGACTTCAATAACACCACTGCCACTATGCCATATAATACCTAACCAGAGAATACTTTGGCAAGGCTCACAAACAGACTTATCATCGTTAGACACAAAACCCGCAGTAAGCAAGTCATCTTTAACCGTTTTGCTGAGGGAAGCGCATGCGTCACACGTACTGGCTATACCCCAACCATCATCCACGAAAAGAGCAATGCGTGCCCCGCTTAACCTCCAGTGCTTCTCAAGTGGTTTCAGAATCTTAGTGAAAATATGTGGCGCGGAGGAAAGCCCAAAGGGCAAGACCGTAAATCGGTAGAATTGCGGTCTCTTAGAAACGGGGTCAACCCACGAAAAACCAAGGTAACATTGGTGATCGGTTGCAACCTCTATATGATGATAACCGCTCTTAAGATCGAATGTGAACATGTAAGCCCCCAACTCAAAATATGAAATGGCCACTTTCCAATCCTCGTATTTTATACGTTTCTTCTGCAAATGCCTGTTCACGTATCTCAAGTCCAAAATTAGCCTCTTTTTACCGTTGGCTTGCACAGATACAGAAAGGGGGTTGACGACATACGGGGGTACGGCACACCGAATAACGCGGCCAGACAGAAAAAGCACTTTTAACGCACTCTCAACAAATTCTGCATGCTCCAGCGCTGATCTATTGTTCTTAAAAGCCGCGGGTTCcggaaaagcaaagaaaggtaaCTTATTTCCCTCTTCTATGACGCTCAAAATGAAAGGAGATGCACCGATGCCTCTCCAGAAGTGCAAATTCTTACGCATTTTTCCTTAAACCTGTACCTCAAACTTGCTACTATCGTCAAATTCGCAGGCGTCATTATCCTGCAGTACCTGAACTAAGTCCTCGTAACCTTCAGAAGAGGACTCACTGTCTGGGATTTGATCCGGTGTGGCATTTGGGgcgggaggagggggggggggggcgttcCACCTTCTTCCTTGACGCTGATGAGAGACTGAGCGAAGAGGGAGTGCCCAACAGCATTTATTACATGTTCAAACTTGACCCTAATGTATGCACACACTTCGCCTTTTCATCTCGTGCACCTACCTAACTTGCATCTCATCAACCAAACCCTAATTTATGGGAAGACATGGGATGCACGTGTTGTTACaagtgttagggttagggaggCGAGAACTTGAAAAATAGCTTTTAAACTCGTTTGGGGGAAGGGTTGGGGCTAGCTTTTTCGTTAGGCTTTAGGGTTAAGGGTTAGGGGCGAAGGGGTGTGGATCGAATCGCTCGATCCACATGATCCACACTGATCCACCCTCCGCACAACCCCTACTTGGTATACCActgtttgcccaactggttttcgttctGCCTCGACAGTGACGAAAAAACTTTtcccttatgttataaatacgttatcaacgatgaaatgatatatatgaaatgaatcatatatgaactgcggatatgaaatcaagtaaagctatgatcctcgcagttatgaacgcaaacCCCGTTGAACCctgttcaaaccccgttgaagtcctgaatttttcaggcttctttacgcaattgcaaaaattgcgttcataactgtgagatCATAGCAGTTGATAtatattcatttcatatatcatttcatcgttgattcattcctcacgggatcattggaacccacaaatgaccagctcccaacgtcagtggcttcatagctcagttggttagagcgtcgcaccggtatcgcgacgtcacgggttcaaaccccgttgaagtcctgaatttttcagccttctttacgcaattgcaaaatttgtgtttataactgcgaggatcatagctttacttgaaaacACGTAATCGGAATGAGTTCTCGTAATATGAGGGGGAAATCTcaatagcttgtgttttcagaagtttgtttaaagcacctaaacgttatttaaatattgaagcggatcttgtttgaagttcgtcctttcttggttgtatTGCCGTATTTTGTAGATTTTTGTTGCAAGCCAAcctggtgtgtttcaatgaaatacatcaaaatgtgagtgatctcattttcagagataaagtggaataaagtacttcAGTAAAACTcctctttgaccttgaacttgaACTAAAAGAggttttttatggcttctaattttagagtgattcctattcgttgactattgacagttgactctgagatggcttttttccttttccattagctcactgagggtgtgcttgttttcttttaaaactcaagcggttcaagaaaaattcattgccaaactggtaaattgcaaagtaaatttcactcgaaaaaccgatatagTACTCATGGCTTCtagattcatgcgatatcggtttttagagtaacatttaccgtggaattcactaatTAGGCAAGGAATTTTTcgatagaagaaagcaaagaaaatgatttaattattgaagcagcaaccggaaataTCAAAACatggacaattcgaaaccttttattttcactgaccctacaggcagtaatgcgccgatcaacgcGAAACTTCAACACCTTCAAAAACCTTCGAAACCTCAAATAGTTTTGAACGCAGTTTAATATTCTGTTAAACAGAGTTTCAAGCCAAAAAAATAACCCAGATTGCCATTGCTTCCAGGTAAAGGTTTACCCAAGGTCACAACAGACAGCTTGCTTCTCAATAATAATTCTTATTGAAACGGCAAAATTGATgtataaataactaaataaattttGATGGtagaaaaattattgacaagGATGCCCAGGCAAATAAATGCCCCAGTTTGCTGTTGCTTCCAGGTAAAGATTTACCCAAGGTCACAACAGACAGCTTACTTCTCAATAATAATTCTTTTTTAAATGGCAAAACTGATGTATAAGAACCAAAtaaatttgcaataaaatcCTTGCCCGTAAGGGCACCGAGTTATAAATTAcgttaaatttcagtttttttttgtccagtGCAGCAAAACGCACAttagaaagcacgtggcggtgtttgattaggcaatgcacaatagaagaaCGTGGAGGTGTTTTGATTGAGTAATGCACGATAGAAAgtacgtggcgctgtttacattggttattAAAATCGAACCACGTATTCCATACTCATGGAGAgcactgtgatgcgttgtttggagTACTGAAGATCGAcgttgcgttggcttaatcgatttcttcttgggctCTCAAAACACATACACGCAGGCACGCGCTTTTCGTGGCAGAcacacactaaaagatgtcgagcgtcagcttcgaacgggtcgttccgcgaactgaatgaaactgAAATTTAATCAAATGTAACtaaaatggacgcaactattagAAGCGATACTAGTCAAAATACTAATTACTTGTTTGCCATAGGCAGTCGAGTCAGAAAATACAtttaatttgcttgttttccgtgtcgggaaaagtctttcttGACACTTctctgctaagtggtgtctgtAGGTAGAGTCATCTGCACGTATTTtaggtaggtttcagggggatacggtggacacagtagaatatttaatataccgtcaatggcgtcgaaagtcattctaacgcgaatggcgttttagtggatctttaaagaaaatacacccttatggagctcaagaatggaaaatCAATTGTATAAACGAGACAGGAGGTGAAagataaatatctggaatcttaaaagcgacgagtaattgacttcgacaacaatttgaTATCCGTACCAACTGAGTGAGCTTTGTTCCTAAATTGATATTTTATTaactgtgatgttatgtacaacactgaaacaatcgaacgccttgaatgcatctgtacgtgtttactgaagtcgcatctcatttgtctggctatttacattttaattattttgtactcaactctgcagtCTTCGGGTGAAACATAATTGGAAGTGTGACAGTGAagatttatttgaaagaaagcttgttctcGTTAgtcaagaaattattttgaaagaaagcttgtagtccatgttttgcttcattatttaaggaaaagcttcttcagaaaaggatttgatccttgatttattttgttgcgtatagTTGATTGAAttgggtttcttgttttcacgcacgcaatgaaataggaacgGTTtattgcctctaatagcaaatatgttgtttcaaTAATAAAATCTTGCTGGAAAAGGTGTTTGTGACAGTTTAGGCCTTTGTGTCCTTTGTTGATTCATCGTGTTGTGTgatattcgagcttaacaaatttgtaTACGTTTGAGTTGAAATTGAAACCCCGCGGGCAGTTCAGTGGCAGTCTTCATAAAGATGATTGAAAGTCGTGTTCCTTCTGaaaaatgattaataggtagctatagcttttaacgtcagaaaaagatctgttttgtcacTATGTTGTAaagcaaagttttttttataaagctaaaaatattcttttaagttcctggttaatccaatttattgctaccacCACAAGGGGCCCACACAATCTGTTTGCgtagccgattgttattttatagtaaatgtactaGATTTACCGGTTGCCTCACCTATAGCGATATATCACAATGTATATAAAgc
Above is a window of Montipora capricornis isolate CH-2021 chromosome 6, ASM3666992v2, whole genome shotgun sequence DNA encoding:
- the LOC138052819 gene encoding glutathione S-transferase omega-1-like, with the protein product MSHCSKRSEKPAFTKDCLRLYSMRFCPFAQRVRLVLAAKGVEYECVNINLKDKPGWFSDINPLGMVPAIEHPDGKVVYESAICCDYLNDLFPDSPLYPTDPYDKYKQRMLVETLGNAIISTLYKILHGNEEAKKELKKQLADFEEYFKQNGTYIGGDNPRIGDYLVWPWFERLQIPSIQQELAECDLSQFAAISTWCEAMGKLPEVQECSHPEEMYVNFIEGYYRAEDSQAQLIGADLKP
- the LOC138054270 gene encoding uncharacterized protein, translated to MRKNLHFWRGIGASPFILSVIEEGNKLPFFAFPEPAAFKNNRSALEHAEFVESALKVLFLSGRVIRCAVPPYVVNPLSVSVQANGKKRLILDLRYVNRHLQKKRIKYEDWKVAISYFELGAYMFTFDLKSGYHHIEVATDHQCYLGFSWVDPVSKRPQFYRFTVLPFGLSSAPHIFTKILKPLEKHWRLSGARIALFVDDGWGIASTCDACASLSKTVKDDLLTAGFVSNDDKSVCEPCQSILWLGIIWHSGSGVIEVSERRVAKIVSTVCSIIDCEFVISARCLASFTGQIVSTGPVVGNVSGTMTRHFSMSSACAPYWDVFLELDQYTKDEIIFWKENIDFVKSRVLFLDRKPHVFGFSDGSATGCGALTSLDSQHIYHKLWDSSEASKSSTWRELAAIYRFCN